CAGGCAGTCCACTGGGCCACTTGCTTTGCGAGCATGTTTGCGGTGCCGGGATTCTTTTCGTCCTTGAGGGACTTCTTCAGTGCATCGAGCTTCTTGGCAACGAAGTTGATCTTCTCGGATTCTCCCTTAGCGTTGACCGTGTCGATTTCCCAGGGCAGTGGTGGTTGCCAAGTGTCTGAACCGGGCAAATTGCCGCGGTGCCACTGCGCGCGAATGTGGTGCATCTCGCCCAGCACGCCCCAGCGGAGCAGATTGACCGCATTGTCATAGAGCACGCTGTAGTGCCGCTGATGACCGACACACAGAATCTTGCCGGTCTTATCGGCCACGCGCCCCATCAACTTGCATTGGGCCACATTGTGGGCCATTAACTTTTCCGTCAGCACATGCTTGCCGGCCTGCATGGCTTCGATAGCCACCGGAGCGTGCAGGTGCAACGGCAGGGCGATAATGATCGCCTCGACGTCGGGATTCTTCAGCACTGCTTTGTAGTCTTCGGTGACCTTGATGTGCTGCTTGGCCGCGGTCTCGTCCGAGAAACCGTAACGCTTGATCAGCCCCTGGCGATTGGCGAGAGCCACGTCACCGGCCCAGTCGCCGTGAAACGCGCGATGGACGTTGTAGGGCCGAATGTCGCAGATCTCCACGACATCGACATATTCTGGATTGCAGGCGTTGATGAGTACGCCCCCTTCGTCTCCAGTTCCGATGATTGCAATTCGCACCGGGCTGGCGAGTTTCTGGTCTTGCTGCCAGAAGTAAGCGGCTCCGAGACCTGCACCGGAGACGATGCCGGCACCAACGACACCTTTGAGGAAGTCGCGGCGATTGAATGGTTCAGCAGCAGGGGAGCGGTCGAGCGCATCCATTGCCGAATAGTAGTTCTCTTGACCAACGGCCCGTTCTTCTGGGGTCAGGTTCATGCTTTCGCTCCTTGTTTCACCGATCCACTAGGAACCGGAACTGTTTTGGCTGCCGCTGGTCGCGTCCGGCGATACTGTCGCCAGATGCCACCTACCACATAATCTAAACCTAAAAATTGTCCCGCACCCATCGCGGCCAGCACGAACAGGGCGAGCATCTCGACAAACTGATAATAAATCGGGGCCGCGCCACTGGAACCCGGCCATTGCGACGCACACACGCTGGCCAGAAACAACCCAGCCACAACTGCAACTGGGCGGGTGAACAAGCCGACGATCAATAAAAACCCCACGACGGTATCGAAGTACGGCATGAACCAATCCATGAACTCGGAATCGAGCGGTTGACGCCCGAGCTTGCCAATGGGCATTCGTCCGTGCCTGACTAATTGTTGCTCGGTGGCAATGGCGTTCAGGTCGTTCTCCAGGTCTTTCCAGATCTTGTCGATATCCGCAAGCAGCGGCCCGCGGAGTTGATTGCGATCGGCATCGATGCGGGCATCGTGCGCTTGCATTGATGTTAGCCCTTTGCGTGCCAAATCATTGCGGTTCGCGTCGCGCCGCTCCAATTGGTCCAGGTACTCGCTGATTTCCTCTCGCTTGGAGCCAAAGTACCACTTGAACCGCTTGGTGAAGTCTTCCACAACCTTATCGGCGGCCTTGGCTTGCTTCTCGTCGAAATGAAAATGTCTGGCAACCTGCTTACCGTACGTTTTCCAATACGCGAGGGTTGCCTGACCATCGAGACGAAACTTGCCGTCGATGTCCCAGACCATGTTGCGATACAGGGGAGCCAGCGGGCCCTTGGCATTGGCAAAGAAGCCGCCCGTAAACGGCTTTTTATCCCGCAGTTTGGCAGTCCCTTCCAAGTAGAAATGCAGACCCACGCCCACGCGTAGGGCCACAATAGCCGCGACCACCCACCAGCCAACCGAAATGCGATACGTACTCAGGGGAGAGGCTCCTCAAAGAATCCTAGTTCGATTCAGGCCGCCGGCGATCATTGCCAGCACTGCCCAAACCGACCGAAGAATCTGCCATTATGACTAGTCGCCGGCGGTTCGCCAACCGCTTCGTAGCCGGCGGATATGAGATTTCAGCCAGTCGGAAGCGGGTTGCCGCCAGCGACCAAAAGCAACTGGTCCCTGCCGGATACACTCTGTTTGGTTATTTCCAGGTCAGTTTTTTCCACAATCAGACGCACCGCTGACAGTGAGTGTTGCGTTGGAAGGCACAATAAGTTGAAAGGCCTCTCAACACGACCGACCCGGCCCTGAAGGGCAGTGGTGAGCGGAAGATCAGAACCCCAGACCTTAAACTTGCGTCGAATTAGCTAGTCGAACGAGTAAGCCAGTCGAGATGACTGCAGCGACCACGAGACACATAAGTATCCAGATCCATGGAGTAGTGTCGCACTTTCTAGCAATCTGCCCATAGAGTTCGATACTCTCTCGCTTCGCTTTCCGGCTCAAGTATGCAGGCCGTTCACAGCGTCCTGAAAGCGTGCAAATCAGCGCCTGCCCTATCGGAAAATAGAGCAAAAGTAGCGGAGTCGATCTTAGGGTTTGGGTAAATGTGATTCCATCAATGAGCGAAGCAGCAGCAAGCGGAACGAATGAGACGAGCGAGCAAAAAAACAAAACTCGCAGCAAAGTGAACTCCAAAGTACTGCAGCAGTTTCCGCCATCGACGCCTCTTGCGATATGAACTGGCAGCAACATGACTCATTCGTGGATCCGCTTGCGGAATGCACCGTGTTTTTCAACCGGAAATTCTACACTCGCATAAATTGGGCGTACCAGCATGTTGTGCCCATTTGGCGAATCGCGTACGGAGGAAACTACTTTTTTAGTGCCTCATTGATCTCCACCGATGCGTCCTTCATGGCCTTTGAGAGCTCGTCGAGCTTGCCCGTTTCGCCAGCGGCAAAGACGGCGTCGATCCGCGAGAGTGGGCCCTTGAGCTTGGCTTGGAGGGCGGTCAGGTCGTCTCCTTGGCGAGTAGAAAGAAGTTCGCGGGCCCCGTGCAGGCCGTTCCCTTGGCCGGGTGCCAAGACATCGCCGTAAAACGGGCGACGCGAAGCGGTGTGGGCCAGCGCGAACCGAATTCGCAAGTGCCGGAGACCGAAGCCGTCCGGACTGCCGCGTCCCAGCGGCGACGCAGTGTTCAGGATCGCGAACGTAATCTTGTCGCCCGCTTTGGTTGGCATCGGGGCGTTGCTCATCCAGACCGTCGGCCGCTGGTCCTGATTCATTTGCATGCCGTCTTTGCTCCACAGGCCAGCGGGCTTGCCGTTGATGTAGGCGTAGGTCTCCCAGCGACCGAGGCAGTTGGTTTCGATCCCTAGGTTGTAGCCGTTCTTCGGGATCGCAATCTTCCCCAGCTTCTCCGGCACCACAAAGCTGATCCGGTACCAGCCTGCGGCACCCGGTTTGTTCTGGCCGAACACTTCGTAAGGATTCGAGAGAACCTTCATCGCCGACTCATCCGCGTCGAGTTCGTGCAGAGGCGGTTCCAGGCCGGGGCGAAATTTTACTTCCTTCGCGAGATCGATCGAATCGAGTTCCACGAGCCGCGCGATGAGCGCCGTGATCTCGTCGGGCGTTTGCGCCGAGAGGGTGGCTGAGGCGAGCAGCAAGACAACAAAACTAATCAGGCAGGAGAGGTGTCGCATTTATCAGAGATCCTTAAACAAAAACTCAATACGCGTACTTCCCAACCACAAAAAAGTGTTCGATCAGGTGACTGTCTATGCGAAATGACCAATCTCGAAAGAACTCATTTGCATCGCGTATGTAGGACAAATCAATTGCTGTTGGCGTGCCGTGGGCCGCGTTGTTGCGACATTTCTTGATGTCGTTAAATTTGGTTTTCTCCATAGAAGTTATGCGAACTGAAAGGCCGTGCTCAAGAAGGTCAGGAATTCCTGCGGCCTTTAGCTTCTTAAGTTCACTGATTAACATGCGAGCACCATACGACGAGAGACGTTCCGACGGAAACCGATAACCGTGAGCTCGAAGTACTTTCGAGTACTTTTGATATTTTGCGTACTTTGAACTCACGTCCTTTCTGAGCTTCTTCTTTGCTTCCAAAACATCAGCCGTTTCTGAAACGCCAGTTAGCGTTCTATCGCGTTTTTCCGCAAGTGCCAAAAATGCGTCGGCACCACCATGAAACTCGAGCATCTCTGTTACAACAGACTTTATGTAGCTTTCAAAAAAGCTGAATATGCTCAGCAGCAAATACGTCGACAGCCGGTTTTCAAACTCGACCACGTTGTCCTTGAGGAAAACTGTACTGTTTTGTGGCGCGAAGTAGTGTGGCTGCTGCAACGCAGTCTTGCCACTTTCGACTTCGGCCAAGTGCTGACTTAGTTGAGGGATGGAATAGCAAATCGTAACAGCAAAATCAAATGCTCCCTGGACCGCTGCTTTGTGACGTTCGAGTGATTTGGTCTTTTGTGTTGCCATGCCCGCTTCCAATGAATGCACGGATTGCCGACGATCAATAAATGAAACTTAGATTAGCTACTCATCCAATTCTTTCCACACGCGAAACGCAGCGTGCGGCTTACGATCAGGTCCTAGCAGGCCCCAGGACTTTTCGATTTCGAGTTTGGACTCGACCGCCTTCCAGGGAAGATCGAAGGCTTCGAAGCCAACGGCGTGGCAGGCCCATGATTCGCCCGCTTCGGCGATGCGGCCGGCCTGGGTGTAGTGATGCCAGAAGTCGCTTTGCGAAGTGGGCGAGTAGAGCGGGCCCCCCGCGTGCGGAAAGCCGGTCTCTTTGACAATCACGGGCTTACCGGTCTTCTTGGCGATCTTGGCAGCTTCTTCGCGAGTCCACTGCGCTGCCTTGTCGGCCGGCAAGTCTTTGCGGTCAAAGACCGGGTGAATGTTCGGGCAGAGAAAATCGCCGAACTTGAGAATCGTGTCGATTGAGTAGCCGTGCAATGGCTCGCTCGTGCTGACGGGAATGTTCTGCGGCAGCGCGCGACGCAGGCGTGCTTCCGCGATGGCGAGATCTTCCAATTCGTAACGCTTGAAGGTGATCCCTTCATTGCCGACCAGCACGCCCATGTTGAAGATGCCGTCGTACTGCTTGGCCAGCGCCGCGACGCCATCGACCTCAGCGGTCGATTTCGGATTCCAGATCGCGAGCAGCAGCCCGCGATACTTCAGCTCGCGCGCAACCGCCACAATCCGCGGCGTGCAAGCTTCGTGATAGCCATACAACACGAGTCCGTCGAACGCAGGACGAAGTGCCGTCAGGTCAGCGCGAATCGAACTGGTCAGCAACTTGCCTTGATTGGCTTCCACGCGCGGGTCGAGTTCCGCGGGCGTGTAGCAAATCATCTTGCCGGGAGTTTCTTTACTCGTCAGGTACGAAAAGAACGGGTACGAGTTATCGGTCCGATGCTGAGCGAAGGACGTTGCCGCCGTCAACAGCGTGAGCAGAAAGGAAGCAATTCGAACGTGCAAACGATTCATGAATAAACTCTTGCGGGTGAGGAGCCAGGCATTGCCAGGAGTAATTGAATCGACTGAGAATGTAAACCGTCCGGTCGGGCGCGGCCAGCTATTTCGCCATGATGCTGCCGGCTCAAGTAGAAAAACGGAAACGGAACCCTCCCATGCGATTCATTACCGTCTGTTGGTCAGCGCTGCTGTTGCTGTTACTGGTGGCAACGGGAGAAATGTCGCGAGCCGCCGAGAACGCCCGGCCCAATGTCGTCATCTTCCTCGCCGACGATGCGGGCTGGGGAGACTATAGCCGCAACGGCAATAAAAGCGTCGCCACGCCGCACATCGATTCGTTGGCGGCCAATGGCGTCACCCTCGACCGGTTTTTTGTCTGCCCCGTTTGTGCTCCCACGCGCGCCGAGTTTCTCACCGGCCGTTATCATCCGCGCACTGGTGTGTACGGCGTTTCGACCGGTCAGGAGCGGATGAATCTCGATGAGCGGACGATCGCCGACGCCTTCCAAGCGGCCGGCTATGCCACCGGCGCTTTCGGCAAGTGGCACAACGGCAGCCAATGGCCCTATCACCCGATGGCTCGCGGCTTCGACGAATACTACGGCTACACCTCGGGGCATTGGGGCGAATACTTCGATCCGCCGCTGGAGCACAACGGCCAACCCGTGCGCGAGAAAGGCTATATCGTCGACATATGCACGACGGCGGCGATCAAG
Above is a window of Anatilimnocola aggregata DNA encoding:
- a CDS encoding Gfo/Idh/MocA family protein, producing the protein MNLTPEERAVGQENYYSAMDALDRSPAAEPFNRRDFLKGVVGAGIVSGAGLGAAYFWQQDQKLASPVRIAIIGTGDEGGVLINACNPEYVDVVEICDIRPYNVHRAFHGDWAGDVALANRQGLIKRYGFSDETAAKQHIKVTEDYKAVLKNPDVEAIIIALPLHLHAPVAIEAMQAGKHVLTEKLMAHNVAQCKLMGRVADKTGKILCVGHQRHYSVLYDNAVNLLRWGVLGEMHHIRAQWHRGNLPGSDTWQPPLPWEIDTVNAKGESEKINFVAKKLDALKKSLKDEKNPGTANMLAKQVAQWTAWLLDADVDAKKYGYQDFPLGDGKMREAREELMRWRLFQRTGGGLMAELGSHQLDAASIFCSALRKDGKKAHPLSVHAVGGRHTFPLDREAEDHVYCMYEFPGPGYEPGYDPGYYDPAMNYPGKDGIPSYDAVKHPEKKVVVTYSSINGNGWGGYGETVMGTKGTLLLEREQEVLLFKNSDTSTKIGVKDDKGGPTLDTQASGKGPSLAKAAATSGPVSRGYTEEIEHWAWCIRNPARENQPRCNAKVALGDAVIALATNVAIDNANKGKGGYLAFSEDWYDINSDATPDGSDVKAEAAKFGAELA
- a CDS encoding DoxX family protein, giving the protein MVAAIVALRVGVGLHFYLEGTAKLRDKKPFTGGFFANAKGPLAPLYRNMVWDIDGKFRLDGQATLAYWKTYGKQVARHFHFDEKQAKAADKVVEDFTKRFKWYFGSKREEISEYLDQLERRDANRNDLARKGLTSMQAHDARIDADRNQLRGPLLADIDKIWKDLENDLNAIATEQQLVRHGRMPIGKLGRQPLDSEFMDWFMPYFDTVVGFLLIVGLFTRPVAVVAGLFLASVCASQWPGSSGAAPIYYQFVEMLALFVLAAMGAGQFLGLDYVVGGIWRQYRRTRPAAAKTVPVPSGSVKQGAKA
- a CDS encoding HEPN domain-containing protein, giving the protein MATQKTKSLERHKAAVQGAFDFAVTICYSIPQLSQHLAEVESGKTALQQPHYFAPQNSTVFLKDNVVEFENRLSTYLLLSIFSFFESYIKSVVTEMLEFHGGADAFLALAEKRDRTLTGVSETADVLEAKKKLRKDVSSKYAKYQKYSKVLRAHGYRFPSERLSSYGARMLISELKKLKAAGIPDLLEHGLSVRITSMEKTKFNDIKKCRNNAAHGTPTAIDLSYIRDANEFFRDWSFRIDSHLIEHFFVVGKYAY
- a CDS encoding glycoside hydrolase family 17 protein — encoded protein: MNRLHVRIASFLLTLLTAATSFAQHRTDNSYPFFSYLTSKETPGKMICYTPAELDPRVEANQGKLLTSSIRADLTALRPAFDGLVLYGYHEACTPRIVAVARELKYRGLLLAIWNPKSTAEVDGVAALAKQYDGIFNMGVLVGNEGITFKRYELEDLAIAEARLRRALPQNIPVSTSEPLHGYSIDTILKFGDFLCPNIHPVFDRKDLPADKAAQWTREEAAKIAKKTGKPVIVKETGFPHAGGPLYSPTSQSDFWHHYTQAGRIAEAGESWACHAVGFEAFDLPWKAVESKLEIEKSWGLLGPDRKPHAAFRVWKELDE